A portion of the Pseudomonas synxantha BG33R genome contains these proteins:
- a CDS encoding ABC transporter substrate-binding protein, with protein MKFTAKALLACSCMTACMTLSAVSLGAQTLTIATVNNSDMIRMQKLSKTFEAEHPEIKLNWVVLEENVLRQRLTTDIATQGGQFDVLTIGMYEAALWGAKGWLEPMKDLPASYDLDDVFPSVRDGLSVKGSLYALPFYAESSITYYRTDLFKDAGLTMPEHPTWSQIGEYAAKLTDKSKEQYGLCLRGKAGWGENMALITTLANGFGARWFDEKWQPQFNGPEWKDALNFYVDNMKKSGPPGASSNGFNENLALFNSGKCAIWVDASVAGSFVTDKSQSKVAEHVGFTFAPHEKTDKGTSWLYSWSLAIPTSSKAKDAAKVFTSWATSKEYGQLVAKTDGIANVPPGTRQSTYSDEYMKAAPFAKVTLESLKVADPTKPTEKPVPYIGIQLVTIPEFQAIGTQVGKFFSGALTGQQTVDAALTAAQTTTEREMKRAGYPK; from the coding sequence ATGAAGTTCACAGCAAAAGCTCTGCTTGCCTGTTCCTGCATGACTGCATGCATGACCCTCAGCGCCGTCAGCCTTGGCGCGCAAACCCTGACCATTGCCACCGTCAACAACAGCGACATGATCCGTATGCAAAAGCTCTCGAAAACCTTCGAGGCCGAGCACCCGGAGATCAAGTTGAACTGGGTGGTGCTTGAAGAAAACGTGCTGCGCCAACGCCTCACCACCGACATCGCCACCCAGGGCGGGCAGTTCGACGTGCTGACCATCGGCATGTACGAAGCCGCACTGTGGGGCGCCAAGGGTTGGCTGGAACCGATGAAGGACCTGCCGGCCTCCTACGACCTTGATGATGTGTTCCCTTCGGTACGTGATGGTTTGTCCGTCAAGGGTTCGCTGTACGCCCTGCCGTTCTACGCCGAAAGCTCGATCACCTATTACCGCACCGACCTGTTCAAGGACGCCGGGCTGACCATGCCCGAGCACCCGACCTGGAGCCAGATCGGCGAGTACGCGGCCAAACTTACTGATAAATCCAAAGAGCAATACGGCCTGTGCCTGCGCGGCAAAGCCGGTTGGGGTGAGAACATGGCGCTGATCACCACCCTGGCCAACGGCTTCGGTGCGCGCTGGTTCGATGAGAAGTGGCAACCGCAATTCAATGGCCCCGAGTGGAAGGACGCGCTGAACTTCTACGTCGACAACATGAAGAAATCCGGCCCGCCGGGTGCGTCCAGCAACGGTTTCAACGAGAACCTGGCGCTGTTCAACAGCGGCAAGTGTGCGATCTGGGTGGATGCCAGCGTGGCGGGCTCGTTTGTTACCGACAAGAGCCAGAGCAAGGTCGCCGAGCATGTCGGCTTCACTTTTGCGCCCCACGAGAAGACCGACAAGGGCACCTCGTGGCTTTACTCCTGGAGCCTGGCGATCCCTACCAGTTCCAAGGCCAAGGACGCAGCCAAGGTGTTCACCAGTTGGGCCACTTCCAAGGAATACGGCCAGCTTGTGGCCAAGACCGACGGCATCGCCAATGTGCCGCCAGGTACGCGCCAATCCACCTACAGCGACGAGTACATGAAGGCCGCGCCGTTCGCCAAGGTGACCCTGGAATCACTGAAAGTGGCCGACCCGACCAAGCCGACCGAGAAGCCCGTGCCGTATATCGGTATCCAACTGGTGACCATTCCGGAGTTCCAGGCGATTGGTACCCAGGTCGGCAAGTTCTTCTCCGGTGCGTTGACCGGTCAGCAAACGGTGGATGCCGCCTTGACCGCCGCGCAGACTACCACCGAGCGGGAAATGAAGCGGGCTGGTTACCCCAAGTAA
- a CDS encoding carbohydrate ABC transporter permease, producing the protein MNTPAKNRLANPGWFLVSPSVALLLLWMIVPLGMTLYFSLIRYNLLYPGENQFVGLENFSYFITDSGFLPGATNTLLLVGSVLLISVVFGVLISALLEASEFLGRGIVRVLLISPFFIMPTVGALIWKNLIFHPVSGILAAVWKFFGAEPVDWLAHYPLLSIIIIVSWQWLPFAILLLMTAMQSLDQEQKEAARLDGAGAIAIFWHLTLPHLARPIAVVVMIETIFLLSVFAEIFTTTNGGPGYASTNLAYLIYNQALVQFDVGMASAGGLIAVVIANIAAIILVRMIGKNLTDKP; encoded by the coding sequence ATGAATACACCCGCCAAAAACCGCCTGGCCAACCCCGGCTGGTTCCTTGTCAGCCCCTCGGTGGCCTTGTTGCTGCTGTGGATGATCGTGCCGCTGGGCATGACCCTGTACTTTTCGCTGATCCGCTACAACCTGCTCTACCCCGGCGAAAACCAATTCGTGGGGCTGGAAAACTTCAGCTACTTCATTACCGATTCGGGTTTCCTGCCCGGCGCCACCAATACCCTGTTGCTGGTGGGCAGTGTGTTGCTGATCAGCGTGGTGTTCGGCGTGTTGATCAGTGCGCTGCTGGAAGCCAGTGAGTTCCTGGGGCGCGGCATCGTCCGGGTGCTGCTGATTTCGCCGTTCTTCATCATGCCCACCGTCGGCGCGCTGATCTGGAAGAACCTGATTTTCCACCCGGTGTCGGGGATTCTCGCCGCCGTGTGGAAGTTCTTCGGCGCCGAGCCGGTGGACTGGCTGGCGCACTACCCGCTGCTGTCGATCATCATCATTGTGTCGTGGCAGTGGCTGCCCTTCGCGATCCTGCTGCTGATGACCGCCATGCAGTCCCTGGACCAGGAACAAAAGGAAGCCGCACGCCTGGACGGTGCCGGCGCCATTGCGATTTTCTGGCACCTGACCCTGCCCCACCTGGCCCGCCCGATTGCCGTGGTGGTGATGATCGAAACCATCTTCCTGCTCTCGGTGTTCGCCGAAATCTTCACCACCACCAACGGTGGCCCGGGCTACGCCTCGACCAACCTCGCCTACCTGATCTACAACCAGGCGCTGGTGCAGTTCGACGTGGGCATGGCCTCGGCCGGTGGCTTGATTGCCGTGGTCATCGCCAATATCGCGGCGATCATCCTGGTGCGGATGATCGGCAAAAACCTGACTGACAAGCCTTGA
- a CDS encoding carbohydrate ABC transporter permease, producing the protein MTLQQSRRLQSLLLGTLAWAIAILIFFPIFWMVLTSFKTEIDAFATPPQFIFTPTLENYLHINERSNYFAYAWNSVVISFSATALCLLISVPAAYSMAFYETQRTKGTLLWMLSTKMLPPVGVLMPIYLLAKSFGLLDTRIALIIIYTLINLPIVVWMVYTYFKDIPKDILEAARLDGATLWQEMVRVLLPIAKGGLASTVLLSLILCWNEAFWSLNLTSSSAAPLTALIASYSSPEGLFWAKLSAVSTLACAPILIFGWISQKQLVRGLSFGAVK; encoded by the coding sequence ATGACACTTCAACAATCCCGCCGCCTGCAAAGCCTGCTGCTCGGCACGTTGGCCTGGGCCATCGCGATCCTGATTTTCTTCCCAATTTTCTGGATGGTGCTGACCAGCTTCAAGACTGAAATCGATGCGTTCGCCACCCCGCCGCAGTTCATCTTCACGCCGACGCTGGAGAACTACCTGCACATCAACGAACGCAGCAACTACTTCGCCTACGCCTGGAACTCGGTGGTGATTTCCTTCAGCGCCACCGCCCTGTGCCTGCTGATCTCGGTGCCGGCCGCCTACTCCATGGCGTTCTACGAAACCCAGCGCACCAAGGGCACGCTGCTGTGGATGCTGTCGACCAAGATGCTGCCACCGGTGGGCGTGCTGATGCCGATCTATCTGTTGGCCAAGAGCTTTGGCCTGTTGGACACGCGCATCGCGCTGATCATCATCTACACCCTGATCAACCTGCCGATTGTGGTGTGGATGGTGTACACCTACTTCAAGGACATCCCCAAGGACATCCTCGAAGCCGCCCGCCTGGACGGCGCCACCCTGTGGCAGGAAATGGTCCGCGTGCTGTTGCCGATCGCCAAGGGTGGCCTGGCCTCCACGGTGTTGCTGTCGCTGATCCTGTGCTGGAACGAGGCGTTCTGGTCGCTGAACCTGACCTCGTCGAGCGCTGCGCCGTTGACCGCACTGATCGCCTCCTACTCCAGCCCCGAAGGTTTGTTCTGGGCCAAGTTGTCCGCCGTCTCGACCCTGGCCTGCGCGCCGATCCTGATCTTTGGCTGGATCAGCCAGAAACAGCTGGTGCGCGGTTTGTCCTTCGGCGCCGTCAAATAA